From a single Gimesia fumaroli genomic region:
- a CDS encoding PVC-type heme-binding CxxCH protein, with product MKPTSGALYLLFLAMGCCLFTNGSLYAQKKDPFREFIRPTEPLSPADALKAFTLPAGFEIQLVAAEPEIQKPLNMAFDIKGRLWITDSSEYPYPVKPGTKGKDTIKILEDTNGDGRADKITTFAEGLNIPIGLYPYKNGVIVFSIPDISYYEDTDGDDKADKVTKLFGPMGFERDTHGMNNSFRRGFDGWLYGNHGFNNQTSVSGSDGHKIEMHSGNTYRMRLDGSRIEHFTHGQVNPFGSTFDEKGNLFTADCHSKPIYQILRGGYYPSFGKPDDGLGFVKPMMDHLHGSTAIAGVEIVSGDQFPEEYQGNFFSGNVMTCRINRNSPVYHGSTIVAKEEPDFLLTTDPWFRPVDVRLGPDGALYVADFYNKIIGHYEVPLDHPGRDRHSGRIWRIVRKDQSHAPVDYSKLKIPQLIELLGSPNLTTRMLVTDYLSDQKGESAIALLQHAVVESKQPTVVVHALWVLFRLGALTDDLILQAVSSPSELVRIHAAKILAEQASWNKQKRLQMVRALEDENAFVQRAAAEALGLHPQLENIQPLFALRESVPAKDHHLVYVVRRALMLQIRDSQVFKQLVWDSLNSPQRRELAQLSLAVPTEQAALYLIRYLKNEQIDQGQLPGYFRHIVRYLPAEKLPELIQLARTKLANNIDLQVEIMKAVLQGYRQKGLSIDNSLSDWAVVLTGELFKAIEKQPLQWMNFSLNEDAKINPWVVQQRASADGNKASPFFCSLPAGERSTGRLVSQTFTIPAQLEFFIAGHVGFPKQPNNRRNYVQLKRSKDQSVIKQVTAPRNDLAQKISWDLKNVVGEQGYLEIVDSDTGRAYAWMAVGRFQPAVVEVPRIGLQQQAQRISAAAELARDFRIGAAREPLAVLLSAERLDPRARNHLALALMMLDGTDAFLPLFPLPTSQDAASGQFQAAVIDAVIKQNTDQVEALLKQAFKTYPSRLQTQLAETLTRQPQGAAQLVAYAEQGIVSPQLLTEPAIQNQLQQATDPNLKKRLQKLISALPPREKKTQENIATHLKSHKSFKISLENGKTVFEKNCAVCHQLAGKGALVGPQLDGIGNRGLERLLEDVLDPNRSVDINFRTTTILTDEGRLFSGLKRREEGAVLVFVDNKGKEFTISKEEIDEQKQSPLSLMPANLLEILSPQQLHDLLAYLLQSTQKTTAAH from the coding sequence ATGAAACCAACATCCGGTGCGCTCTACCTGTTGTTCCTGGCGATGGGCTGTTGTCTGTTTACAAATGGCTCGCTTTATGCTCAAAAAAAAGATCCATTTCGGGAATTCATTCGTCCCACCGAACCACTTTCACCAGCGGATGCTTTAAAAGCATTCACATTGCCTGCCGGGTTTGAGATTCAACTGGTGGCAGCTGAGCCTGAGATTCAAAAACCGTTGAACATGGCCTTTGACATCAAAGGTCGCCTCTGGATTACCGATTCCAGCGAATACCCTTATCCCGTCAAGCCGGGGACAAAGGGGAAGGATACGATCAAGATTCTCGAAGATACCAATGGCGATGGACGGGCCGATAAAATCACCACGTTTGCGGAAGGCCTGAATATTCCCATCGGCCTCTATCCCTATAAAAACGGCGTAATTGTTTTCAGTATTCCTGATATCTCGTATTACGAAGATACCGACGGCGACGACAAAGCAGATAAGGTCACCAAATTGTTTGGCCCGATGGGCTTCGAGCGTGATACGCACGGCATGAACAATTCGTTTCGTCGCGGTTTCGACGGCTGGCTGTATGGGAATCATGGATTTAATAATCAGACCAGTGTGAGTGGCAGCGATGGTCACAAAATCGAAATGCATTCGGGAAACACCTATCGGATGCGCCTCGATGGCTCGCGGATTGAACATTTCACACACGGTCAGGTCAACCCCTTCGGATCGACCTTCGATGAAAAAGGGAATTTATTCACCGCGGACTGTCACTCGAAACCCATTTATCAGATCTTGCGCGGCGGTTACTATCCGAGTTTCGGCAAGCCTGATGATGGGCTGGGCTTTGTCAAACCGATGATGGATCATCTGCATGGTTCAACGGCGATTGCCGGCGTCGAAATTGTATCCGGCGATCAGTTTCCTGAGGAATATCAAGGCAATTTTTTCAGTGGCAACGTGATGACCTGTCGCATCAATCGAAATTCGCCCGTGTATCATGGCTCGACGATTGTTGCCAAAGAAGAACCCGATTTTCTTTTAACCACCGATCCCTGGTTTCGGCCCGTCGATGTGCGGCTAGGGCCGGACGGCGCGCTGTATGTCGCCGACTTCTACAACAAAATTATCGGCCACTATGAAGTTCCTCTGGATCATCCAGGGCGTGACCGTCATAGCGGCCGCATCTGGCGGATTGTGCGGAAAGACCAATCGCATGCCCCCGTCGATTATTCGAAACTGAAGATACCTCAATTAATTGAGTTACTGGGGTCTCCGAATTTGACGACGCGGATGCTGGTGACCGATTATCTCTCGGATCAAAAGGGTGAATCAGCGATTGCTCTGCTGCAGCACGCGGTGGTCGAATCAAAACAGCCCACGGTTGTCGTGCATGCGTTGTGGGTCTTGTTCCGGTTGGGCGCATTGACGGATGATTTGATTTTGCAAGCTGTTTCAAGTCCCTCCGAACTGGTGCGGATTCATGCGGCAAAAATTCTGGCCGAACAGGCTTCTTGGAACAAGCAGAAACGTTTGCAGATGGTACGCGCATTGGAAGATGAAAATGCCTTCGTACAACGGGCGGCCGCCGAAGCGCTGGGCCTGCATCCACAGCTGGAAAATATTCAGCCTCTGTTTGCATTACGAGAGAGTGTGCCTGCGAAAGATCATCATCTGGTGTATGTTGTGCGGCGGGCCTTGATGCTGCAGATTCGTGATTCGCAGGTATTTAAACAGTTGGTCTGGGACAGTTTAAATTCACCACAACGACGCGAACTGGCGCAGCTTTCTCTGGCAGTCCCGACAGAACAGGCAGCCTTATATTTGATTCGCTATCTGAAAAATGAGCAGATCGATCAGGGGCAATTGCCCGGTTACTTCCGGCACATCGTACGATACTTACCGGCGGAAAAGCTGCCTGAGTTAATTCAACTGGCGCGGACCAAGTTGGCGAACAACATCGATCTGCAGGTCGAAATCATGAAAGCTGTTCTGCAGGGTTATCGACAGAAGGGACTTTCCATCGATAATTCTCTGTCTGACTGGGCGGTCGTATTGACGGGAGAATTATTCAAAGCGATTGAGAAACAGCCTCTGCAGTGGATGAACTTTTCATTGAATGAGGATGCCAAAATCAATCCTTGGGTAGTGCAGCAGCGCGCGTCAGCGGATGGGAACAAGGCGTCTCCTTTTTTCTGTAGTCTACCCGCGGGAGAACGGTCGACCGGGCGTCTGGTGTCGCAGACGTTTACGATTCCGGCCCAACTGGAATTTTTTATCGCAGGACATGTCGGTTTTCCCAAGCAGCCAAACAATCGTCGGAATTATGTGCAGTTGAAGCGATCGAAGGATCAGAGTGTCATCAAACAGGTCACCGCGCCACGCAACGACCTGGCCCAGAAAATCAGCTGGGACCTAAAGAATGTTGTTGGAGAGCAAGGTTATCTGGAGATTGTCGACAGTGATACCGGCAGAGCATATGCCTGGATGGCTGTTGGACGTTTTCAACCGGCTGTCGTGGAAGTGCCCCGCATCGGTTTGCAGCAGCAGGCCCAACGCATTTCAGCTGCTGCTGAGTTGGCACGCGATTTTCGCATTGGTGCAGCCCGGGAGCCACTGGCGGTGTTATTGTCTGCGGAACGACTTGATCCGAGGGCCCGCAATCATCTGGCACTGGCTTTGATGATGCTGGATGGGACGGATGCATTTCTGCCGCTGTTTCCATTGCCAACCAGCCAGGATGCTGCCAGCGGGCAGTTTCAGGCGGCAGTGATTGATGCGGTGATCAAGCAGAACACCGATCAGGTTGAAGCACTATTGAAACAGGCCTTTAAAACCTATCCATCTCGCCTGCAGACTCAACTGGCGGAGACGCTCACCAGGCAACCGCAGGGAGCCGCACAACTGGTGGCGTATGCAGAGCAGGGTATAGTCTCTCCTCAACTGCTGACTGAGCCGGCGATTCAGAATCAGCTACAGCAGGCGACCGATCCGAATTTGAAAAAACGTTTGCAGAAATTAATCAGCGCGTTGCCGCCCCGTGAGAAAAAGACACAGGAGAATATTGCCACGCATTTGAAATCACATAAGTCTTTTAAGATCTCGCTCGAAAATGGAAAGACGGTATTTGAAAAAAATTGTGCCGTCTGTCATCAACTGGCGGGCAAGGGGGCTTTGGTCGGTCCGCAGTTAGACGGGATAGGCAATCGGGGTCTGGAACGATTGCTGGAAGATGTACTCGATCCGAACCGGTCGGTGGATATCAATTTCCGCACGACGACGATTTTGACAGATGAAGGGCGTCTCTTTTCAGGCCTGAAACGCCGTGAAGAGGGGGCCGTGCTGGTGTTCGTCGACAATAAAGGGAAAGAGTTTACAATTTCCAAAGAGGAGATCGATGAACAAAAACAGTCGCCGCTTTCATTAATGCCGGCCAATCTGCTGGAAATTCTCTCGCCGCAGCAATTGCATGATCTGCTGGCGTATCTGCTGCAGAGTACCCAGAAAACAACTGCAGCTCATTAG